In Garra rufa chromosome 15, GarRuf1.0, whole genome shotgun sequence, a single genomic region encodes these proteins:
- the setd1bb gene encoding histone-lysine N-methyltransferase SETD1B-A yields MYESVEKEGQRKDNDALVKTDSCDPPEDATPNWSCYKLIIDPVLNGGSQKLYRYDGQHFSAQHPECFPVDVIRDPRIVRFWTKFQEADLPIPKFKVDENYVGAPKELTFARLNDNIRDGFLSEMCKNFGEIQDLKVLYNPKNKKHLGIAQVVFESVKAANNAVKNLHKTSVMGNNIHVEFDPKGLKRNRYFQMLVSGLYTPFTLPVGEEAWEPQSPSSFTDSLSECEPLKKLSYTLSSSSSIFNGSPSLDCSTPLSMDTAYSSMHQDTPSSFWQTPQYQDTPCTPSLTYSRPGTPSQCEKTPNETPLINNASNVPFIQSIPNFSQLQPDHITQPASSKPSIIQGAVQNFWKLGGAPCQNGSFSNRQRTPGRNPHHCGGHRVRPLESKYQNAYNRRPQHHYIHRPVYRGAHYRSGSTGNQQPFRKFQDAPTTPSHSDKLTGQNFRVNHRSIAEDLTSLPNLEILPPKTVGLDVHHILPDVQMNTNMSEDSSTQVPCKTTEEVNQNHCPPQSQPSHTYTPKACPSSETTNLSESVVQCPSPESPTVESKPDSLDSRIQMLLSAGSPVLPLLNQDSSDSETSATEEHDPDYHPQPSPKAPSPCPSPSTDVALNCDQTSSIVSNTHSYPRESSSGVENVSLTPLCDVAKDDHELQSAMLNPNEGEDTSDQPCSIPVICSNRSSLPPPIPQMPPILIPPSALLPSNLGPAPHRPPLLPGYSSSCSFFPPPNIQQVCRPPNWQGSQVPLPIPTRITQGQTSFSPPFLPPPFNFMSHRPPYPSAGGSSTMLRYRPPWPPPPMPMFDPSVPPPGYGPIKESSYKVTVDEVLAVVALELRAIMKKDIHRRMIEIVAFKAFDQWWDDKEQAAKVSTPIVKSGGNRDTMFRVMEQCLRIGNAGVEGSVLGTGKISLHGGIKLPSFKRKDTLTEASGDPLVKRICPSPGLEHSEDEESEQQTAPDNVEEDTNKSASEDTMVKRRHSRPLALDSEDEEDEENSDKAENSKSEDVHECEEMKVDEVHNDKKKRDPCVIIEDEDHSDTDTISHTSSNSYASKSQGYDSLPSPRTVSDSSASSPSVIDSSGSSKSVFDSSDDRSDSSSDTLSSEEDDQLDGESLFSETPREDRKIEETIWISSDEDENENQEMIHNPVYSSFTQWEEDLGPPVTPSAPYSVESDVEHELFDLDLARTEDPEEELSVRVYMQGLKLPEPLRYTLQDPVKHCLTNKLKLPDPVIFFSEQESELPSPPSPTYRGLSDDLETQYTSDSDDQRVITETLEDSENLRPITPTGSLSDSDPEMELGRRFSPPTIEEVELPHTPGGCLEMYETEDHILPPGPPTPLPPPPSPTGIQELLSSPIYYCPPLPSSYPTYEETPKTPGRVNGPRHVYHSTTPMGLLQETSLRMESPCNPVLSPCTDSGIPRTPGRDMSPSPPVLNHRERNVQHREPWTSGLQHHNAQTNNYSINNSHPPHDLHVSSHRTACLDTARLKRRRERLKMRKRMIELQRTKQYTNINTHSSLKVNNVRTKSSSYQVLAPVDRVSDIRTEQTPPEAHKEKRSPEDRCLQNENQSLQESSYAWRRWKESSSTRRLIFSPRSERREKLVLHAVWTKGVNEEEIKHLKTTYERLVVEDKECDWLNSTRWVPHPPTSTPDDRPRRWQDGIRNHVTGCARSEGYYFISKREKLQYLRDDFSALEFTVDNQGKSVPAQIPPSSRSGSELRAEQRRLLSSFSCDSDLLKFNQLKFRKKKLRFGRSRIHDWGLFAEEPIAADEMIIEYVGQSIRQVIADMRERRYENEGIGSSYLFRVDQDTIIDATKCGNLARFINHSCSPNCYAKIITVEAQKKIVIYSRQPIAVNEEITYDYKFPIEDEKIPCLCSAENCRGTLN; encoded by the exons ATGTACGAAAGCGTCGAAAAGGAGGGTCAACGGAAGGATAACG ATGCATTAGTTAAAACCGATAGTTGTGATCCGCCAGAAGATGCAACTCCCAACTGGAGTTGTTACAAACTGATTATTGATCCGGTTTTGAACGGCGGAAGTCAGAAACTGTACCGCTACGATGGACAGCACTTCAGCGCACAG CATCCTGAATGTTTCCCTGTGGATGTTATACGAGATCCCAGAATTGTACGTTTTTGGACAAAGTTTCAAGAAGCAGATCTCCCAATCCCCAAATTTAAG gTTGATGAGAATTATGTTGGAGCACCAAAGGAGTTGACATTTGCCAGGCTTAATGACAACATTAGAGATGGATTCCTGTCTGAAATGTGTAAAAACTTCGGAGAGATTCAAGATTTGAAAGTTTTATACAATCCAAAAAATAAGAAGCATTTAGGAATAGCACAAGTTGTTTTTGAATCTGTAAAGGCAgcaaataatgcagtaaaaaatCTCCACAAAACTTCTGTGATGGGAAACAACATCCATGTGGAGTTTGACCCCAAAG GTTTGAAGAGGAATCGTTACTTCCAGATGCTTGTTAGTGGTTTATATACACCATTTACTCTGCCTGTTGGAGAAGAGGCATGGGAACCCCAGTCACCATCCTCATTTACTGACTCTTTATCT GAGTGTGAACCACTGAAGAAGCTGTCGTacacattatcatcatcatcctcaATATTTAATGGCTCCCCTTCGTTGGATTGTTCTACTCCTTTATCCATGGATACTGCCTACTCCAGCATGCATCAGGACACACCCAGTAGCTTCTGGCAAACCCCTCAATACCAAGATACCCCTTGCACCCCTTCTTTGACCTACAGTAGACCAGGTACACCATCTCAGTGTGAGAAGACCCCAAATGAAACTCCACTGATAAACAATGCCTCCAATGTCCCTTTTATTCAATCCATCCCAAACTTCTCCCAGCTTCAGCCTGATCACATTACTCAACCAGCCTCAAGTAAACCTAGCATCATTCAAGGTGCTGTGCAAAACTTTTGGAAGCTAGGTGGAGCTCCCTGTCAAAATGGAAGCTTCTCAAATAGGCAAAGAACTCCAGGACGCAATCCTCACCATTGTGGAGGACACCGGGTCAGACCTCTTGAGAGCAAGTACCAAAATGCATACAACCGTAGGCCACAGCACCACTATATACATAGACCTGTATATAGGGGAGCTCACTACCGCTCTGGATCTACAGGCAATCAACAGCCTTTTAGAAAATTTCAGGATGCTCCAACTACACCATCACATTCGGATAAGCTTACAGGTCAAAACTTTCGTGTTAATCATAGATCTATTGCTGAAGATCTAACATCACTTCCTAATTTGGAGATACTGCCTCCAAAGACTGTTGGTTTGGATGTTCATCACATTCTTCCTGATGTGCAGATGAATACAAATATGTCAGAAGATAGTAGTACTCAAGTACCTTGTAAGACAACTGAAGAAGTGAACCAAAATCATTGTCCACCACAATCGCAGCCTTCTCACACATACACCCCAAAAGCGTGCCCTTCCTCTGAAACCACAAATCTTTCAGAGTCTGTAGTGCAGTGTCCTTCTCCTGAATCTCCTACAGTGGAATCAAAGCCTGACAGCCTGGACTCTCGCATCCAGATGCTTCTTAGTGCTGGAAGTCCAGTTCTGCCTCTTCTAAACCAAGATAGTTCAGACTCAGAGACTTCAGCTACTGAAGAGCATGATCCAGACTATCATCCTCAACCTTCTCCCAAAGCTCCCAgcccctgtccttctccttccaCAGATGTTGCCCTTAACTGTGACCAGACATCATCTATTGTGAGTAATACTCACTCTTATCCAAGAGAAAGTTCATCTGGCGTTGAGAATGTGAGTCTCACTCCACTCTGTGATGTGGCAAAAGACGACCATGAACTTCAATCAGCCATGCTCAACCCAAATGAAGGTGAAGATACTTCAGATCAGCCGTGTAGCATACCAGTGATCTGCAGTAACAGGAGCTCTTTACCTCCGCCTATTCCTCAAATGCCCCCAATCCTTATACCACCATCTGCTCTCTTACCCTCAAATCTGGGTCCAGCTCCTCATAGGCCTCCATTATTACCTGGATATAGTTCTTCTTGTTCATTTTTCCCTCCTCCAAATATCCAGCAAGTCTGTAGGCCACCCAATTGGCAGGGTAGCCAAGTACCTCTTCCCATTCCTACTAGAATAACACAAGGCCAAACCTCATTTTCACCTCCCTTTCTTCCTCCACCTTTCAATTTCATGAGCCATCGCCCACCATACCCATCCGCTGGGGGTTCATCTACAATGTTGAGGTACAGACCACCTTGGCCTCCACCCCCCATGCCCATGTTTGACCCCTCAGTACCTCCACCAGGTTATGGCCCTATAAAAGAATCATCCTATAAGGTAACAGTGGATGAAGTTCTAGCTGTTGTTGCTTTAGAGCTGCGGGCTATCATGAAGAAAGACATACATCGCAGGATGATTGAGATTGTGGCCTTCAAAGCATTTGATCAGTGGTGGGATGACAAAGAACAGGCAGCTAAG GTATCTACCCCAATTGTTAAATCAGGAGGAAATAGAGATACAATGTTTAGAGTGATGGAGCAGTGCCTGAGAATTGGGAATGCAGGGGTCGAAGGCTCTGTATTGGGCACAGGGAAAATAAGCCTGCATGGTGGCATCAAACTACCATCTTTTAAG AGGAAGGATACATTAACTGAGGCCTCCGGTGATCCTCTAGTCAAAAGGATCTGTCCGTCTCCTGGTCTTGAACACTCTGAGGATGAAG aGTCAGAGCAGCAAACAGCCCCAGATAATGTTGAAGAAGACACAAACAAAAGTGCCAGTGAAGACACCATGGTGAAACGCAGACATTCCAGGCCTCTGGCATTAGACAGTGAGGATGAAGAAGATGAAGAGAATTCTGACAAAGCAGAGAATTCAAAATCTGAGGACGTTCAT GAGTGTGAAGAAATGAAAGTTGATGAAGTACATAACGATAAGAAGAAGAGGGATCCCTGTGTTATCATAGAGGATGAAGATCACTCTGATACAG ATACTATCAGTCACACAAGTTCCAACTCGTATGCTTCAAAAAGCCAAGGATATGACTCCTTACCCTCTCCAAGAACTGTCTCTGACTCCTCAGCTTCTTCTCCATCTGTTATTGACTCCTCGGGCTCCTCTAAATCTGTTTTTGACTCCTCAGATGACAGAAGCGACAGTTCCTCAGACACTCTGTCCTCTGAGGAGGACGATCAGTTGGATGGCGAAAGTTTATTTTCTGAAACTCCACGTGAGGACAGAAAAATAGAAGAGACCATATGGATATCTTCAGATGAGGATGAAAATGAAAACCAGGAGATGATTCACAATCCGGTTTACTCATCTTTTACACAATGGGAAGAAGATCTCGGCCCCCCTGTGACTCCCTCTGCTCCATATTCAGTAGAAAGTGATGTGGAACATGAATTGTTTG ATTTGGATCTAGCAAGAACAGAAGACCCAGAGGAGGAACTGAGTGTTAGAGTCTATATGCAAGGTCTGAAACTACCTGAGCCTCTCAGATACACCTTACAGGATCCAGTTAAACACTGCTTAACAAACAAACTAAAGCTTCCAGACCCGGTGATATTCTTCTCAGAGCAGGAGTCAGAGCTGCCAAGCCCACCATCTCCTACATACAGAGGTTTGTCAG ATGATTTGGAGACACAATACACTTCAGATTCAGATGACCAGAGAGTCATTACAGAAACATTGGAGGACTCTGAGAACCTCAGACCCATCACACCCACTGGATCCTTATCCGACAGTGATCCTGAAATGGAGCTGGGACGGAGATTTTCACCTCCTACTATTGAGGAGGTGGAACTGCCACACACACCTGGTGGATGTCTGGAAATGTACGAGACTGAGGATCATATTCTACCTCCTGGACCACCTACACCACTACCACCTCCTCCCTCACCCACAGGCATCCAAGAACTTCTGTCCTCACCCATTTACTACTGTCCTCCTCTCCCTTCCTCATATCCCACGTATGAGGAAACACCAAAAACACCAGGCCGGGTCAATGGTCCACGACATGTTTATCACTCCACAACACCAATGGGATTACTGCAAGAGACCTCACTAAGAATGGAAAGCCCCTGCAACCCCGTTCTATCTCCATGTACCGACAGTGGCATTCCGAGGACTCCAGGGAGAGACATGTCTCCATCTCCACCTGTCCTTAACCATAGAGAGAGAAATGTTCAGCATAGAGAGCCATGGACTAGTGGACTCCAACATCACAATGCACAAACTAATAATTACAGTATAAATAATAGTCATCCACCTCATGACCTTCATGTCTCTTCACACCGAACAGCTTGTTTAGACACAGCGCGTTTGAAAAGACGACGAGAGCGGCTTAAAATGAGAAAACGAATGATCGAATTACAACGGACAaaacaatacacaaatataaatacTCATTCGTCCTTAAAAGTGAACAATGTGAGAACAAAATCTTCTTCATATCAGGTTTTGGCACCTGTGGATCGTGTCTCAGATATTAGGACTGAACAAACGCCACCAGAAGCCCACAAAGAGAAACGTTCGCCAGAGGACAGATGCCTGCAGAATGAGAATCAAAGTCTTCAGGAGTCTTCTTATGCGTGGAGAAGGTGGAAAGAGTCATCATCCACACGTCGCCTCATCTTCTCTCCACGTTCTGAGAGAAGAGAGAAGTTGGTCCTCCATGCTGTGTGGACTAAAGGAGTTAATGAGGAGGAGATCAAGCACCTGAAGACCACCTATGAGAGGCTTGTGGTGGAGGATAAAGAATGCGATTGGTTGAACAGCACACGCTGGGTTCCACATCCTC CAACCAGCACTCCTGACGACAGGCCAAGAAGATGGCAGGATGGAATCAGGAATCACGTGACAGGTTGTGCACGCAGTGAGGGTTATTACTTCATCAGCAAGAGGGAAAAGCTGCAATATCTCAGGGACGACTTTTCTGCTTTAGAGTTTACTGTAGATAATCAG GGAAAGAGTGTGCCAGCTCAGATTCCACCTTCGTCCAGATCAGGATCAGAACTCAGAGCAGAACAGCGTCGTTTGTTGTCCTCTTTCAGCTGTGACAGCGACCTCCTCAAATTCAACCAACTCAAG